The Campylobacter sp. CN_NE2 genome contains a region encoding:
- a CDS encoding cytochrome c oxidase, cbb3-type, CcoQ subunit, with translation MNLDMDTIRSLQAYGYAFAVMILSFVLYAYWFHLKRSEKTGRRNYEKYGNLVIDDELSDEIIEPKRADENEKKEQ, from the coding sequence GTGAATTTGGATATGGATACTATAAGAAGTTTGCAAGCTTACGGATACGCATTTGCGGTTATGATTTTAAGTTTTGTGCTTTATGCTTATTGGTTTCATTTAAAAAGATCTGAAAAAACAGGTCGTAGAAACTATGAAAAGTATGGAAATTTAGTAATCGATGATGAGCTAAGCGACGAGATTATCGAACCCAAAAGAGCCGATGAAAACGAGAAAAAGGAGCAATAA